The Quercus robur chromosome 7, dhQueRobu3.1, whole genome shotgun sequence genome has a segment encoding these proteins:
- the LOC126692520 gene encoding cationic peroxidase 1-like, with product MAPFFSIPSILTTIKFFLLFSFLVGMVSAQLSSTFYATSCPNALSTIKSAVDSAVSSEPRMGASLLRLHFHDCFVNGCDASVLLDEERQAPPNKNSIRGFEVIDTIKSQLEDLCLGVVSCADILAVAARDSVVALDGLGWTVELGRRDSATASGDAAISNLPSPFSSLGELINNFSSKGFTVKEMVALSGSHTIGQAQCKNFRPRIYNETNIDSSFTTSLQSDCPSTGGDSNLAPLDVTSSESFDNEYFNNLISKKGLLHSDQQLFNGGSTDSLVDAYSTNSESFLTDFANAMVKMGELSPLTGTSGQIRTNCNKAN from the exons ATGGCTCCTTTTTTTTCTATCCCATCAATTCTCACCACCATTAAGTTCTTCCTGTTATTTTCATTTCTTGTGGGGATGGTCTCTGCTCAGTTGTCCTCTACTTTCTATGCAACATCATGCCCTAATGCCCTTTCCACCATTAAATCAGCTGTAGACTCTGCAGTGTCAAGTGAGCCACGCATGGGAGCATCCTTGCTCCGTCTTCACTTTCATGACTGCTTTGTTAAT GGATGTGATGCATCGGTACTATTGGATGAAGAAAGACAAGCTCCTCccaataaaaattcaataagGGGCTTTGAGGTAATAGACACCATCAAATCTCAATTGGAGGACTTGTGCCTTGGGGTTGTGTCTTGTGCTGAcatcttagctgttgctgcgaGAGACTCTGTTGTTGCT cTTGATGGACTTGGTTGGACCGTCGAATTGGGCAGAAGAGACTCTGCCACTGCAAGTGGCGATGCTGCTATTTCAAACCTCCCTTCTCCATTTTCAAGTCTTGGTGAACTTATCAACAACTTCTCTAGCAAAGGTTTCACTGTCAAAGAAATGGTGGCTCTCTCAG GATCTCACACAATAGGCCAAGCACAGTGCAAGAACTTCCGACCTAGGATTTACAATGAAACCAACATAGATTCCTCATTCACAACTTCATTGCAATCGGACTGTCCAAGCACTGGTGGTGACAGCAATCTTGCCCCTCTAGATGTGACCAGTTCAGAATCCTTTGACAATGAATACTTCAATAATTTGATAAGCAAAAAGGGTCTCTTGCACTCAGACCAACAACTCTTCAATGGGGGTTCCACAGATTCCCTTGTTGACGCTTACAGCACCAACTCGGAAAGCTTTCTAACAGACTTTGCTAATGCAATGGTAAAGATGGGGGAACTTAGCCCTCTCACGGGCACAAGTGGTCAAATCAGAACAAATTGCAACAAAGCAAACTGA